One Setaria italica strain Yugu1 chromosome II, Setaria_italica_v2.0, whole genome shotgun sequence DNA segment encodes these proteins:
- the LOC101759015 gene encoding uncharacterized protein LOC101759015: protein MAASPKLPSNFQIKSFDPSTTIMKKNELKISNLYLHHAYREPSPTHLTLLSPKGQSGFGATVSNNWAIHDGPDLSKDAIVARSQGLHMQSGNWHNSFTIAFEIDGLKDSTLQVMGLGVDKGTDQWSIVGGTGQFTFAQGFINKKLHKVVDTGNIIELDIYAIFQTKYTHTYTRDGPKGGDAGQAREPKYEPHRLETIKIDHGDLIYSIEYSHIDQYGTKHTEGRGTEGSETGIIELGPTEFVHEVSGTLGKCNNIYTVLSSLTIVTNLRTLGPYGKETSESPFSLPEKKGGSVVGFFASTGVAVGALGVIVRQ from the exons ATGGCAGCCTCTCCCAAGCTTCCCTCAAACTTCCAGATCAAAAGTTTTGATCCATCCACCACCATAATGAAGAAAAATGAGCTcaagattagcaacttatacctGCACCACGCCTACCGCGAGCCAAGCCCGACGCATCTAACCCTTCTGAGCCCTAAAGGTCAAAGTGGGTTCGGTGCTACTGTGTCCAACAACTGGGCAATACACGACGGGCCTGACCTCAGTAAAGATGCCATCGTTGCTCGATCGCAAGGGCTGCACATGCAGAGTGGTAACTGGCACAATTCCTTCACCATTGCTTTTGAGATTGATGG GCTGAAGGATTCTACACTTCAAGTGATGGGACTAGGTGTTGACAAGGGTACTGACCAGTGGAGTATTGTCGGTGGGACTGGACAGTTTACTTTTGCACAAGGTTTCATCAACAAAAAACTGCATAAAGTAGTTGATACTGGGAATATTATAGAGCTTGACATTTATGCGATCTTCCAAACGAAG TATACACATACATATACTAGAGATGGACCAAAGGGTGGGGACGCAGGGCAAGCCCGTGAACCAAAATATGAACCTCACCGCCTTGAGACCATCAAAATTGAccatggtgacctcatttattCGATAGAGTACAGTCACATTGACCAATATGGCACCAAGCACACTGAAGGAAGGGGTACAGAAGGTTCAGAAACTGGCATA ATCGAGCTTGGTCCTACTGAGTTTGTGCATGAAGTCTCTGGAACGCTTGGCAAATGCAACAATATATATACTGTTTTGTCATCACTGACGATAGTCACAAATCTCCGGACACTGGGGCCATATGGTAAAGAAACATCCGAATCTCCTTTCAGCCTTCCTGAGAAGAAGGGTGGGAGTGTCGTGGGTTTCTTCGCTAGCACTGGAGTTGCAGTTGGTGCACTTGGTGTTATTGTGCGTCAGTGA
- the LOC101765737 gene encoding uncharacterized protein LOC101765737 isoform X1, which translates to MAGPTSRLLLLARRADRRRSLPLLLPRAIHAAAGTGAPSPTAPPPRLPASAPVRSYSSAFTSVHGERPSSEYAKIRKESLETQFGRILGSSSRRLFADRGFGPFLALYRAATISFHVVKLTIWHLLLNDMHKRAEKFRETLIRLGPFYIKLGQALSTRPDILPSAYCQELAKLQDQIPPFPTRIALRTIESQLGARISELFADISPEPIAAASLGQVYKAHLRSGELVAVKVQRPGMAPLLTLDALLFHMIGGQLKRFAKARKDLLVAVNEIVRHMFDEIDYILEGKNAERFATLYSHGSDGDNFDGNTSIMVPKVYWNYTRKTILTLEWIDGIKLTDAERISKANLNRKRMIDEGLYCSLRQLLEEGFFHADPHPGNLVATEGGSLAYFDFGMMGDIPRHYRVGLIQMLVHYVNRDSLGLANDFHSLGFVPEGTDLHAVADALRFSFGDARRQSNDFQGLMNHLYDVMYEFNFSLPPDYALVIRALGSLEGTAKALDPDFKVIESAYPFVIGRLLADPSPDMRKILRELLICDDGSIRWNRLERLIAAISAQSAESSNGSGAGSGESANGSSKWRSFDMHSVVAATEDLFDFILSRKGWRVRVFLVQDIIKASDAFLQEATFPYIFEEEGKMGKLNPERSKMIRRLVNAVQSFRQAINLAPDAWSAMLIRTLLKHESQKFVLDVFLSLASHSSYKIPETFWLCISRFLNYLDKKDTL; encoded by the exons ATGGCGGGCCCCACctcgcggctcctcctcctcgcccgccgcgccgaCCGACGTAGgagcctccccctcctcctcccccgcgccATCCACGCCGCGGCCGGGACAGGGGCGCCCTctccgacggcgccgccgcctcgcctcccagcCTCAGCCCCGGTGAGGAG CTACTCAAGTGCATTCACCAGTGTGCATGGAGAGAGGCCATCATCAGAATATGCAAAGATCAGAAAGGAGTCACTGGAAACCCAGTTTGGAAGAATCTTGGGGTCAAGTTCGCGCAGGCTCTTTGCTGACCGAGGCTTTGGTCCATTCCTTGCACTTTACAGGGCTGCTACTATCTCTTTTCATGTTGTGAAGCTCACTATTTGGCATTTATTGCTCAACGACATGCACAAAAGGGCGGAAAAG TTCCGAGAGACCTTGATACGCTTGGGTCCCTTTTACATCAAG CTTGGACAGGCTTTGAGCACACGCCCTGATATACTTCCCAGTGCATACTGTCAAGAGCTTGCAAAGCTACAG GATCAAATACCACCATTTCCAACTCGCATCGCCCTCAGAACCATCGAGTCTCAGTTGGGTGCCCGAATTTCTGAGTTGTTTGCAGATATCAGCCCGGAGCCGATTGCAGCAGCATCACTGGGTCAAGTTTACAAAG CTCATCTACGCTCAGGAGAGCTTGTCGCAGTCAAAGTTCAAAGGCCTGGAATGGCGCCCTTGTTGACTCTAGATGCACTTTTGTTTCATATGATTGGAGGGCAATTGAAACGATTTGCTAAGGCTCGCAAAGATCTACTGGTGGCAGTCAATGAGATT GTCAGGCACATGTTTGATGAGATTGATTATATTTTAGAAGGAAAAAATGCTGAAAGATTTGCTACTCTTTATTCTCATG GTTCAGATGGGGACAATTTTGATGGCAATACAAGTATCATGGTCCCCAAAGTCTACTGGAATTATACACGTAAAACCATATTGACACTGGAATGGATTGATGGAATTAAGCTAACTGATGCTGAGCGCATCAGCAAAGCCAACTTGAACAGGAAAAGGATGATTGATGAG GGTCTCTATTGCTCATTGAGACAGCTGCTTGAAGAAGGCTTTTTCCATGCAGACCCCCATCCTGGTAATCTAGTTGCAACTGAAGGTGGATCTCTAGCATATTTTGACTTTGGTATGATGGGAGATATTCCAAGGCACTATCGTGTGGGTCTTATACAAATG ctCGTACACTATGTCAATCGTGACTCGTTGGGCTTGGCAAATGACTTCCATTCACTAGGGTTTGTCCCTGAGGGAACGGATTTACATGCTGTTGCAGATGCATTGCGGTTTTCTTTTGGTGATGCCAGGAGGCAATCAAATGATTTTCAG GGCTTAATGAATCATCTGTATGATGTCATGTACGAGTTCAATTTCTCTCTTCCTCCTGATTATGCACTGGTGATAAGAGCTCTGGGTTCTCTAGAAGGGACTGCAAAAGCACTGGATCCTGATTTTAAAGTTATTGAGAGTGCATACCCATTTGTCATTGGGAGGCTCCTTGCAGATCCGAGCCCAGATATGAGGAAAATATTGAGGGAGCTTCTTATATGCGATGATGGATCAATCAGATGGAATCGGCTGGAGAGGCTG ATTGCAGCTATATCTGCACAGTCAGCAGAGTCTTCAAATGGATCTGGAGCTGGCTCTGGTGAGAGTGCCAATGGAAGTTCTAAGTGGAGATCATTTGACATGCATTCTGTAGTTGCAGCTACAGAAGATCTTTTTGACTTCATTTTATCGAGGAAAGGATGGCGGGTTCGTGTTTTCCTTGTCCAGGACATCATTAAAGCTTCAGATGCATTCCTCCAAGAAGCAACATTCCCATATATATTTGAGGAGGAGGGAAAGATGGGAAAGCTAAATCCAGAG AGAAGCAAGATGATCAGGAGGCTGGTGAATGCTGTTCAATCATTCCGTCAAGCCATCAATTTAGCTCCAGATGCTTGGAGTGCCATGCTAATCCGTACTTTGTTGAAACAtgaatcacagaaatttgttcTTGATGTATTTTTGTCCTTGGCAAGCCATTCCAGTTACAAGATTCCAGAAACATTCTGGCTTTGTATTTCGAGATTTCTGAATTACTTGGACAAGAAAGATACGCTTTAG
- the LOC101765737 gene encoding uncharacterized protein LOC101765737 isoform X2: MHKRAEKFRETLIRLGPFYIKLGQALSTRPDILPSAYCQELAKLQDQIPPFPTRIALRTIESQLGARISELFADISPEPIAAASLGQVYKAHLRSGELVAVKVQRPGMAPLLTLDALLFHMIGGQLKRFAKARKDLLVAVNEIVRHMFDEIDYILEGKNAERFATLYSHGSDGDNFDGNTSIMVPKVYWNYTRKTILTLEWIDGIKLTDAERISKANLNRKRMIDEGLYCSLRQLLEEGFFHADPHPGNLVATEGGSLAYFDFGMMGDIPRHYRVGLIQMLVHYVNRDSLGLANDFHSLGFVPEGTDLHAVADALRFSFGDARRQSNDFQGLMNHLYDVMYEFNFSLPPDYALVIRALGSLEGTAKALDPDFKVIESAYPFVIGRLLADPSPDMRKILRELLICDDGSIRWNRLERLIAAISAQSAESSNGSGAGSGESANGSSKWRSFDMHSVVAATEDLFDFILSRKGWRVRVFLVQDIIKASDAFLQEATFPYIFEEEGKMGKLNPERSKMIRRLVNAVQSFRQAINLAPDAWSAMLIRTLLKHESQKFVLDVFLSLASHSSYKIPETFWLCISRFLNYLDKKDTL; the protein is encoded by the exons ATGCACAAAAGGGCGGAAAAG TTCCGAGAGACCTTGATACGCTTGGGTCCCTTTTACATCAAG CTTGGACAGGCTTTGAGCACACGCCCTGATATACTTCCCAGTGCATACTGTCAAGAGCTTGCAAAGCTACAG GATCAAATACCACCATTTCCAACTCGCATCGCCCTCAGAACCATCGAGTCTCAGTTGGGTGCCCGAATTTCTGAGTTGTTTGCAGATATCAGCCCGGAGCCGATTGCAGCAGCATCACTGGGTCAAGTTTACAAAG CTCATCTACGCTCAGGAGAGCTTGTCGCAGTCAAAGTTCAAAGGCCTGGAATGGCGCCCTTGTTGACTCTAGATGCACTTTTGTTTCATATGATTGGAGGGCAATTGAAACGATTTGCTAAGGCTCGCAAAGATCTACTGGTGGCAGTCAATGAGATT GTCAGGCACATGTTTGATGAGATTGATTATATTTTAGAAGGAAAAAATGCTGAAAGATTTGCTACTCTTTATTCTCATG GTTCAGATGGGGACAATTTTGATGGCAATACAAGTATCATGGTCCCCAAAGTCTACTGGAATTATACACGTAAAACCATATTGACACTGGAATGGATTGATGGAATTAAGCTAACTGATGCTGAGCGCATCAGCAAAGCCAACTTGAACAGGAAAAGGATGATTGATGAG GGTCTCTATTGCTCATTGAGACAGCTGCTTGAAGAAGGCTTTTTCCATGCAGACCCCCATCCTGGTAATCTAGTTGCAACTGAAGGTGGATCTCTAGCATATTTTGACTTTGGTATGATGGGAGATATTCCAAGGCACTATCGTGTGGGTCTTATACAAATG ctCGTACACTATGTCAATCGTGACTCGTTGGGCTTGGCAAATGACTTCCATTCACTAGGGTTTGTCCCTGAGGGAACGGATTTACATGCTGTTGCAGATGCATTGCGGTTTTCTTTTGGTGATGCCAGGAGGCAATCAAATGATTTTCAG GGCTTAATGAATCATCTGTATGATGTCATGTACGAGTTCAATTTCTCTCTTCCTCCTGATTATGCACTGGTGATAAGAGCTCTGGGTTCTCTAGAAGGGACTGCAAAAGCACTGGATCCTGATTTTAAAGTTATTGAGAGTGCATACCCATTTGTCATTGGGAGGCTCCTTGCAGATCCGAGCCCAGATATGAGGAAAATATTGAGGGAGCTTCTTATATGCGATGATGGATCAATCAGATGGAATCGGCTGGAGAGGCTG ATTGCAGCTATATCTGCACAGTCAGCAGAGTCTTCAAATGGATCTGGAGCTGGCTCTGGTGAGAGTGCCAATGGAAGTTCTAAGTGGAGATCATTTGACATGCATTCTGTAGTTGCAGCTACAGAAGATCTTTTTGACTTCATTTTATCGAGGAAAGGATGGCGGGTTCGTGTTTTCCTTGTCCAGGACATCATTAAAGCTTCAGATGCATTCCTCCAAGAAGCAACATTCCCATATATATTTGAGGAGGAGGGAAAGATGGGAAAGCTAAATCCAGAG AGAAGCAAGATGATCAGGAGGCTGGTGAATGCTGTTCAATCATTCCGTCAAGCCATCAATTTAGCTCCAGATGCTTGGAGTGCCATGCTAATCCGTACTTTGTTGAAACAtgaatcacagaaatttgttcTTGATGTATTTTTGTCCTTGGCAAGCCATTCCAGTTACAAGATTCCAGAAACATTCTGGCTTTGTATTTCGAGATTTCTGAATTACTTGGACAAGAAAGATACGCTTTAG